Proteins encoded in a region of the Shewanella polaris genome:
- the hscB gene encoding co-chaperone HscB: MNYFNLFNVVPAFDIDTALLAERYRELQRAVHPDKFANDTEQQKLLSVQRTAQVNDGYQTLKNPLRRAEHMLSLRGIELSHETTTLKDGAFLMQQMEWREALEDIQQSSDPQASIDELYESFAEFESVLFAKLATLLASEDVADALLAADQIRKLKFMAKLQDELARIEDRFLD; encoded by the coding sequence ATGAATTATTTCAATCTGTTTAATGTTGTACCTGCCTTTGATATCGACACCGCCTTACTTGCAGAGCGCTATCGCGAACTGCAACGGGCGGTACATCCCGATAAATTCGCTAATGATACCGAACAACAAAAGTTGTTATCAGTTCAGCGTACTGCACAAGTTAATGATGGCTATCAAACGTTAAAAAATCCCTTACGTCGTGCTGAACATATGTTGAGCTTACGTGGTATTGAATTAAGCCACGAAACCACCACATTAAAAGATGGTGCATTTTTGATGCAACAAATGGAGTGGCGTGAAGCGCTGGAAGACATACAACAAAGTAGCGATCCGCAAGCATCCATTGATGAATTGTATGAATCATTTGCTGAATTTGAGTCGGTATTATTTGCTAAATTAGCGACTCTATTGGCAAGTGAAGATGTTGCTGATGCATTATTAGCGGCAGATCAAATTCGTAAGTTGAAGTTTATGGCAAAATTGCAAGATGAGTTGGCGCGAATAGAAGACCGCTTTCTTGACTAA
- the btsR gene encoding two-component system response regulator BtsR: MISCLIIDDEPFARQEVADLLEKHPDIKILGQCSNAIEALQQINVLKPDLIFIDIQMPRINGMELIAMLNPEQVPRAVFITAFDEYAIKAFDNNAFDYLLKPIDEKRFNQTIEKVRANMTPQPMTQILPAQLAHLPCYSGNKLKVIATADVEFVVSDVGGIHVHSNKGNSHTQLTLKVLEQKTALFRCHKQYLLAPSAICEIEITDTGAKVTTHSGANVPVSRRYLKELKQLLGFQ, from the coding sequence ATGATTTCATGCTTAATTATTGACGATGAACCTTTTGCCCGCCAAGAAGTGGCTGACCTTCTCGAAAAACATCCAGATATTAAAATATTAGGGCAATGCAGTAACGCCATTGAAGCCCTACAACAAATTAACGTGTTAAAGCCTGATCTAATTTTTATTGATATTCAAATGCCGCGGATTAATGGCATGGAACTCATTGCCATGCTTAATCCCGAACAAGTGCCAAGAGCGGTGTTTATTACGGCTTTTGATGAGTATGCAATAAAAGCATTCGACAACAATGCCTTCGATTACTTACTTAAACCTATAGACGAAAAACGCTTTAACCAAACGATAGAAAAAGTACGCGCAAATATGACGCCGCAACCAATGACACAAATACTGCCCGCACAACTAGCTCATTTGCCCTGTTACAGTGGCAATAAACTCAAAGTGATTGCCACTGCGGATGTCGAATTTGTTGTCAGTGATGTTGGCGGTATTCATGTACATTCAAATAAAGGCAACAGCCACACCCAATTAACCCTTAAGGTGTTAGAACAAAAAACCGCTTTATTTCGTTGCCATAAACAATATTTACTAGCCCCAAGTGCAATTTGTGAAATTGAAATAACCGACACGGGCGCGAAAGTCACCACCCATAGCGGTGCTAATGTGCCAGTTTCACGTCGTTACCTCAAAGAATTAAAGCAGTTGCTTGGCTTTCAATAG
- the iscR gene encoding Fe-S cluster assembly transcriptional regulator IscR, whose protein sequence is MKLTSKGRYAVTAMLDVAIHSATGPVPLADISERQGISLSYLEQLFAKLRKNGLVSSVRGPGGGYRLGLDAVDISVGMVVHAVDESVDATRCQGQGNCQSGTRCLTHSLWGDLSKQISDFLNSISLAGLMQKRDVQFISLKQDEIQKEHRVSL, encoded by the coding sequence ATGAAACTTACATCAAAAGGTCGCTATGCAGTGACAGCTATGCTGGATGTTGCGATTCACTCAGCTACTGGTCCCGTGCCCTTAGCCGATATTTCTGAAAGACAAGGTATCTCTTTGTCTTATCTTGAACAACTCTTCGCAAAGTTACGTAAAAATGGTTTGGTGTCGAGTGTCCGCGGACCTGGTGGTGGTTATCGTTTAGGTTTAGATGCCGTCGATATCTCAGTTGGCATGGTCGTGCATGCTGTTGATGAATCTGTAGATGCCACTCGTTGTCAAGGACAAGGTAACTGCCAAAGCGGTACACGTTGCCTAACCCATTCTTTATGGGGCGACTTAAGTAAACAAATTTCTGATTTTTTAAACAGTATTTCGCTTGCAGGTTTAATGCAAAAACGAGACGTTCAATTTATCTCGCTAAAGCAAGACGAAATACAAAAGGAACATAGAGTGAGTTTGTAA
- a CDS encoding PilZ domain-containing protein, with amino-acid sequence MSQEPAGFEEKRGSLRVDMEAERIRLDWINAHGESCIDHGICIDLARKGVLFDFKLSFKLGDLIALTFNENTDKQNTIKGQVCRCTECSPHSYHIALQLI; translated from the coding sequence ATGAGCCAAGAACCAGCTGGATTCGAAGAAAAACGCGGTTCGTTACGTGTTGATATGGAAGCCGAGCGGATCCGATTGGATTGGATTAATGCACATGGTGAATCATGTATCGACCATGGTATTTGTATTGATCTTGCTCGCAAAGGGGTATTATTTGATTTTAAATTGTCTTTTAAACTAGGTGATTTGATAGCCTTAACCTTCAATGAAAATACCGACAAACAAAATACCATAAAAGGTCAAGTTTGCCGTTGCACCGAATGCTCACCTCATAGTTACCATATTGCTTTACAGCTAATTTAA
- the trmJ gene encoding tRNA (cytosine(32)/uridine(32)-2'-O)-methyltransferase TrmJ — protein sequence MLSNIRVVLVGTSHPGNIGSTARAMKTMGLSNLYLAEPRTEPDGQSIALAAGASDILKNLTRVDSLEEAIADCSLVIATSARSRTLDWPMLDPREAGQKLTQESLNGPVAIVFGRENHGLSNEELQKCTYHVAIPANPEYSSLNLAQAVQIICYETRVAHLAQTETPAETEAYPLTDELERFFIHLESTLSKTGFVIKNHPGQVMTKLRRLYTRARIEAQEMNILRGILTSIDKKMDK from the coding sequence ATGCTCAGTAATATTCGTGTTGTTTTAGTTGGTACCTCGCACCCTGGTAATATTGGCTCTACAGCAAGAGCAATGAAAACTATGGGGTTATCTAATTTATATCTCGCTGAGCCAAGAACTGAGCCAGATGGACAATCGATAGCGCTTGCAGCAGGTGCGTCAGATATTCTTAAGAATCTAACTCGAGTTGACTCATTAGAAGAAGCCATTGCTGACTGTAGTTTAGTCATTGCAACCAGTGCACGCAGTCGTACATTAGATTGGCCTATGCTAGATCCCCGTGAGGCGGGTCAAAAATTGACTCAGGAAAGTTTAAACGGCCCTGTTGCCATCGTATTTGGACGTGAAAATCATGGTTTAAGCAATGAAGAGTTACAAAAGTGTACTTATCACGTGGCGATTCCTGCTAACCCTGAATACAGTTCGTTAAATCTTGCTCAAGCTGTACAGATTATTTGTTATGAAACCCGAGTTGCCCATTTAGCACAAACTGAAACTCCGGCTGAAACAGAGGCATATCCATTGACTGATGAGCTAGAACGTTTCTTCATTCACCTAGAGTCTACTTTGTCTAAAACTGGTTTTGTGATTAAAAATCATCCAGGGCAAGTTATGACTAAACTTCGTCGTTTGTATACTCGAGCACGTATTGAAGCGCAAGAGATGAATATTCTTCGGGGTATTTTGACCTCCATTGATAAGAAAATGGATAAATAG
- a CDS encoding replication protein RepA: MSLTDLKRKKRKDTQVKVSVDDFIEDANNYAFGIGTSHDQPDITSTAQEFLSGLDKKSTKIYRHATFTLTEKSISQLDEIAKTSKVAKSKILRILIDQFYQQSGAKQSDLLRKASR, translated from the coding sequence ATGAGTTTAACTGATCTTAAACGTAAGAAACGCAAAGATACCCAAGTCAAGGTATCTGTAGACGACTTTATTGAAGATGCTAATAATTATGCATTTGGTATAGGAACATCACATGATCAACCCGATATCACATCAACGGCTCAAGAATTTTTATCAGGACTCGATAAAAAAAGTACCAAAATTTATCGTCATGCCACTTTTACACTAACCGAGAAAAGCATTTCACAATTAGATGAAATAGCTAAAACCAGTAAAGTGGCTAAATCCAAAATTCTTAGAATACTCATTGATCAGTTTTATCAGCAAAGTGGCGCTAAACAATCTGATTTATTGCGTAAAGCGTCACGTTAA
- the suhB gene encoding inositol-1-monophosphatase translates to MHPMLTIATRAARAAGQTIMRAYTELDRVEVSSKGINDFVTSVDKEAEATITYQIRKSYPDHTIIGEENGENRGDNNDYIWIVDPLDGTNNFVRGIPHFAVSIALQYKGKIEVAVIYDPVREELFSAVRGKGAKLNDFRMRVTNVNDLTSTMIGTGFPFKARQHTETYMAILAEVFPLCADIRRGGSAALDLAYVAAGRLDGFFEIGLKPWDIAAGDLICREAGGTVTDFMGGHNYMVSGNIVAGSPKVTTQLVKTMRPLLNEALKR, encoded by the coding sequence ATGCATCCGATGCTGACTATTGCCACGCGCGCTGCACGCGCTGCGGGCCAAACTATTATGCGCGCCTATACTGAACTTGACCGTGTTGAGGTAAGCAGTAAAGGTATCAATGATTTCGTGACTAGTGTAGATAAGGAAGCAGAAGCAACTATTACTTACCAAATTCGTAAATCGTACCCAGACCACACTATCATTGGTGAGGAAAACGGTGAAAACCGTGGCGATAATAATGATTACATTTGGATAGTAGATCCTTTGGATGGCACCAACAACTTCGTTCGTGGCATACCTCATTTTGCAGTATCTATCGCACTTCAATATAAAGGCAAAATTGAAGTTGCTGTTATTTACGATCCTGTCCGTGAAGAGTTATTTTCAGCGGTTCGTGGTAAAGGCGCTAAGCTGAATGATTTCCGCATGCGCGTAACCAACGTAAATGATTTAACTAGCACTATGATTGGCACTGGTTTTCCATTCAAAGCACGTCAACACACCGAAACCTATATGGCTATTCTAGCGGAAGTATTTCCGTTGTGTGCTGATATCCGTCGTGGTGGTTCAGCTGCTCTAGATTTAGCTTATGTTGCTGCTGGTCGTTTAGATGGTTTCTTTGAAATTGGTCTTAAGCCATGGGACATTGCTGCGGGCGACTTAATTTGTCGTGAAGCTGGCGGCACTGTTACCGACTTTATGGGCGGACACAACTATATGGTTTCAGGAAACATTGTGGCTGGTAGTCCAAAAGTGACAACTCAATTGGTTAAGACCATGCGCCCTTTGCTTAATGAAGCCCTAAAACGTTAG
- the iscU gene encoding Fe-S cluster assembly scaffold IscU: MAYSEKVIDHYENPRNVGSFDKNDPSVVTGMVGAPACGDVMKLQLKINADGIIEDAKFKTYGCGSAIASSSLVTEWVKGKSVDEAATIKNADIAEELALPPVKIHCSILAEDAIKAAIEEYKSKQAK; encoded by the coding sequence ATGGCTTATAGCGAAAAAGTAATCGATCATTATGAAAACCCACGTAACGTAGGTTCATTTGATAAAAACGATCCATCAGTAGTAACTGGTATGGTTGGTGCACCCGCTTGTGGTGACGTAATGAAGTTGCAACTTAAAATTAATGCTGATGGCATTATTGAAGATGCAAAATTCAAAACTTATGGTTGTGGCAGTGCAATTGCATCTAGCTCATTAGTTACTGAGTGGGTTAAAGGCAAAAGTGTTGATGAAGCCGCGACCATTAAAAATGCTGACATCGCTGAAGAATTAGCATTACCACCGGTTAAAATTCATTGTTCAATTTTGGCTGAAGATGCCATTAAAGCAGCAATTGAAGAGTATAAAAGTAAACAAGCTAAGTAA
- a CDS encoding sensor histidine kinase produces the protein MSLILLLTQQMCVYLVIVYLVSKTPLFKLFAETSKRLPHKVFIYLVFSCFCILATYFGEQTSGAIANTRAMGAVLGGLLGGPITGLLVGLTGGLHRYSMGGFTDIACAISTALEGLSAGIISYYFTKAGKSEMTYQPIVVFGVTFMAEIMQMAIILLVAKPFDQAWELVKLIAPPMLLINSLGAAMFMSILRDQKAMFDKLSSSFSTKALKIAERSVGLLSKGFDVESSKKVAQIVIEETQVGSVAITDRHKLLAFIGIGADHHLTNTPISSQITLDAIAQNKVMFADGVYTPYTCSISAHCRLGSSLVIPLRSNDEVIGTIKLYEPKNKLFLNINRTLGEGIARLLSNQILFGRFEQQKSLLMQAEIKLLQAQVNPHFLFNALNTISAIINRDPQMSKKLLQQLSQFLRINLTRTTGLVTLADELEHIDAYLAIEHARFIDKLKVSISIPKIYHHLKMPAFTLQPLIENAVKHGTSRMLEAGMIRVEASIEGDDLLLSVTDNAGLYHPSKNTEGLGMNLVHKRLQNLFGEQYGIEVQSQADEFTCVQVRIPLEEQVS, from the coding sequence ATGTCGTTAATATTACTGCTAACGCAACAAATGTGCGTCTACTTAGTGATTGTTTACTTAGTCAGTAAAACGCCATTGTTTAAACTTTTCGCTGAAACATCAAAACGCCTCCCTCATAAAGTCTTTATCTATCTGGTTTTTTCCTGCTTTTGTATTTTGGCAACTTACTTTGGTGAGCAAACATCTGGAGCCATTGCCAATACTCGCGCTATGGGTGCTGTGTTAGGCGGGTTGCTTGGCGGCCCAATCACGGGATTATTGGTTGGTTTAACGGGTGGATTACATCGTTATTCGATGGGCGGATTTACAGATATAGCCTGTGCCATATCAACCGCCTTGGAAGGATTGTCGGCTGGAATAATCAGTTATTATTTTACTAAAGCCGGAAAATCAGAAATGACTTATCAGCCCATAGTCGTATTTGGGGTGACATTTATGGCTGAAATAATGCAGATGGCGATTATTTTACTCGTCGCTAAACCCTTTGACCAAGCTTGGGAACTGGTCAAATTAATCGCGCCGCCTATGCTTCTAATAAACTCACTGGGCGCAGCAATGTTTATGAGCATCCTTCGCGACCAAAAAGCCATGTTTGATAAATTATCATCCAGCTTCTCAACCAAAGCGCTAAAAATAGCAGAGCGCAGTGTAGGCTTACTTTCAAAAGGATTTGATGTCGAATCGAGTAAAAAGGTCGCTCAAATCGTTATCGAAGAAACTCAAGTCGGGTCTGTTGCTATTACTGATAGACATAAACTACTGGCATTTATCGGTATTGGGGCCGATCATCATCTCACTAATACCCCCATTTCATCGCAAATCACACTTGATGCTATTGCACAAAATAAGGTGATGTTTGCCGATGGCGTCTACACCCCTTATACCTGCTCTATATCAGCTCATTGCAGATTAGGTTCAAGCTTAGTTATCCCACTGCGCAGTAATGATGAAGTCATTGGTACCATTAAATTATACGAACCTAAAAATAAATTATTTTTGAATATTAATCGCACCTTAGGTGAAGGGATAGCAAGATTACTTTCAAACCAGATTTTGTTTGGCCGGTTTGAACAACAAAAGAGTTTATTGATGCAGGCGGAAATCAAATTATTACAAGCCCAAGTCAATCCTCACTTTCTGTTTAATGCGCTAAACACTATCAGCGCAATCATTAACCGTGATCCTCAGATGTCTAAAAAGTTATTACAACAATTGTCTCAATTCCTACGGATAAATCTTACTCGAACCACTGGACTAGTTACCTTAGCCGATGAGTTGGAACATATTGATGCATACCTTGCCATTGAACATGCACGTTTTATTGACAAACTAAAGGTCAGTATTAGTATTCCAAAGATATATCATCACCTAAAAATGCCAGCATTTACCCTGCAACCTCTTATTGAAAATGCGGTTAAACATGGCACCTCACGAATGCTTGAAGCCGGTATGATTAGAGTTGAGGCTTCAATAGAAGGTGATGATTTGTTACTGAGTGTCACAGACAATGCTGGGTTGTATCACCCCTCAAAAAATACTGAAGGATTAGGCATGAACTTAGTCCATAAACGGTTGCAAAACTTATTTGGTGAACAATATGGCATTGAAGTCCAAAGCCAAGCTGATGAGTTTACTTGCGTACAAGTACGCATACCGTTAGAGGAGCAAGTCTCATGA
- a CDS encoding phosphate-starvation-inducible protein PsiE: MQLLRGLGLKSLKSIEHLVLFIIALATIFAIGEEIFHMIDIRTVELADLLLLFIYLEVLAMVVNYIESGKLPIRMPLYIAIVALARYLILDMKGMEDWRILAISLSTIVLASTVIVIRWGQLKMPYPKNQDYDN, encoded by the coding sequence ATGCAATTACTACGCGGTTTAGGCCTAAAATCCTTAAAAAGTATCGAACACTTAGTATTATTTATTATTGCACTGGCGACAATATTTGCCATTGGCGAAGAAATTTTTCATATGATTGACATTCGCACAGTAGAACTAGCAGATTTACTCCTGCTGTTCATATATCTTGAAGTGTTAGCCATGGTCGTCAATTATATTGAGTCGGGTAAATTACCTATCCGTATGCCACTTTATATTGCGATTGTTGCATTGGCTCGATACTTGATTTTAGACATGAAAGGTATGGAAGATTGGCGTATTTTAGCCATCTCACTTTCAACAATAGTGCTCGCCAGTACCGTTATAGTGATCCGCTGGGGCCAATTGAAAATGCCTTACCCTAAAAACCAAGACTATGATAATTAA
- the cysE gene encoding serine O-acetyltransferase, whose protein sequence is MAVIARLKEDIESIYHRDPAANSTIEILFNYPGMHAIWIHRISHKLWLANWRFTARCLSTFSRWLTGVEIHPGATIGRRFFIDHGMGVVIGETAEIGDDCTLYHSVTLGGTTWQPGKRHPTLGNNVVIGAGAKILGPITMHDGARVGSNSVVVKDVASDNTVVGIPGRVVSSPTNQSKEKTERRTEMAKKYGFDAYAVSPDNPDPVANAIGQMLDHMHLMDSKVQEVCSAIQSMGGEVCTKKLPELNVDAFDDASRKAATIRKQDINKFDPSI, encoded by the coding sequence ATGGCCGTTATCGCTAGGTTAAAAGAAGATATAGAATCAATTTATCATCGTGATCCTGCTGCAAACAGTACTATCGAGATATTGTTTAATTATCCTGGTATGCATGCTATTTGGATCCATCGTATAAGTCATAAACTTTGGCTCGCCAACTGGCGCTTTACTGCGCGCTGTTTATCGACATTTTCTCGTTGGTTAACTGGTGTTGAAATACATCCAGGCGCCACCATTGGTCGCCGTTTTTTCATTGACCATGGCATGGGTGTTGTTATCGGTGAAACCGCTGAAATAGGTGATGATTGCACGCTTTATCATAGTGTTACTTTGGGCGGTACAACCTGGCAGCCAGGCAAACGTCATCCAACTTTAGGTAATAATGTGGTCATTGGTGCTGGGGCTAAGATACTTGGGCCGATCACTATGCATGATGGTGCGCGTGTGGGGTCAAATTCTGTCGTTGTTAAAGATGTTGCCAGTGATAATACCGTGGTAGGTATCCCTGGACGAGTGGTGTCTTCGCCGACGAATCAATCAAAAGAGAAAACTGAGCGTCGCACTGAGATGGCTAAAAAATATGGCTTTGATGCATATGCCGTATCGCCAGATAATCCTGATCCAGTAGCAAATGCTATTGGTCAAATGCTGGACCATATGCATTTAATGGACTCAAAAGTACAAGAAGTGTGTAGTGCCATTCAATCTATGGGTGGCGAGGTGTGTACCAAAAAATTACCAGAGTTGAACGTTGATGCATTTGATGATGCTTCTAGAAAAGCTGCCACTATTCGTAAACAAGACATTAACAAGTTCGACCCTAGTATTTAG
- a CDS encoding AAA family ATPase, whose translation MILLVGGEKGGSGKSCLAQNIAVHISQKNDANVLMVDCDPQRTTSDWIQARNNDPNLKAINCIQLYGKIRNDLLSLNDRFDYVIVDCGGQDNLAMRAAMSVATYVVLPLRPKRRDLKTLPHMEDMLSTCKMVNPKMIAAIVITQCPALPSQGKRILEAKEVVESFGLRALNSVTFSRNIYDDSEESGSSVLEIDPSGKAADEIRAITDELFAIPPENSYEFN comes from the coding sequence ATGATATTGCTGGTTGGTGGAGAAAAAGGTGGCAGTGGCAAAAGCTGTTTAGCACAAAATATTGCTGTGCATATTAGTCAAAAAAATGATGCAAATGTGCTCATGGTTGATTGTGATCCACAACGAACCACATCAGACTGGATCCAAGCTCGCAATAATGACCCCAATCTAAAAGCCATCAATTGTATTCAACTTTATGGCAAAATTCGCAACGATTTGCTAAGCCTAAATGATCGATTTGACTATGTTATTGTTGATTGTGGAGGTCAAGATAACCTAGCAATGCGCGCCGCCATGTCTGTCGCAACCTATGTTGTGCTGCCACTTCGTCCTAAGCGACGCGATCTTAAAACCTTACCTCATATGGAAGACATGCTCAGTACTTGTAAGATGGTCAATCCTAAAATGATTGCCGCCATCGTGATAACACAATGCCCTGCACTACCGTCTCAAGGTAAACGTATTTTAGAAGCTAAAGAAGTGGTTGAGTCTTTTGGTTTACGCGCACTCAATTCAGTAACATTTAGTCGCAATATCTATGATGATAGCGAAGAAAGTGGCTCTTCTGTGCTTGAAATCGATCCGAGCGGTAAAGCGGCTGATGAAATTAGAGCCATTACCGATGAGCTTTTTGCCATCCCACCAGAAAATAGTTATGAGTTTAACTGA
- a CDS encoding IscS subfamily cysteine desulfurase, giving the protein MKLPIYLDYAATTPVDPRVAEKMMQHMTMDGVFGNPASRSHRYGWQAEEAVDVARNQVADLINADHREIVFTSGATESSNLAIKGIAHFYSKKGKHIITSKTEHKATLDTCRQLEREGYEVTYLVPDANGLIPMERLEAAMRDDTILVSIMHVNNEIGVIQDIDAIGELCRSKGIFFHMDAAQSAGKIPIDVQTTKVDLISISGHKMYGPKGIGALYVRRKPRIRLESQMHGGGHERGMRSGTLATHQIVGLGEAAAIAKQDMAVDGARITRLRDKLWNGIKHIEETYINGDMEHRYSGIFNVSFNFVEGESLMMALKDLAVSSGSACTSASLEPSYVLRALGLNDEMAHSSIRFSLGRFTTDEEIDHAIVTITESIDKLREMSPLWEMFKDGIDLNEVQWAHH; this is encoded by the coding sequence ATGAAGCTTCCTATCTATTTAGATTATGCCGCAACAACCCCTGTAGATCCGCGTGTCGCAGAAAAAATGATGCAACACATGACAATGGACGGCGTGTTTGGTAATCCAGCATCGCGTTCACATCGTTATGGTTGGCAAGCTGAAGAGGCGGTTGATGTCGCCCGTAATCAAGTTGCCGATTTAATTAATGCTGATCACCGTGAAATAGTTTTTACCTCAGGCGCTACAGAATCAAGTAACCTTGCTATTAAAGGTATTGCTCATTTTTACAGTAAAAAGGGCAAACACATCATCACCAGCAAAACTGAGCATAAGGCAACGTTAGACACTTGCCGTCAGTTAGAGCGCGAAGGTTATGAAGTGACTTATCTGGTACCCGATGCTAACGGCCTTATTCCAATGGAACGTTTAGAAGCAGCAATGCGCGACGACACCATTTTGGTCAGTATTATGCACGTTAACAACGAAATAGGTGTGATTCAAGATATCGATGCGATTGGTGAATTATGCCGCTCAAAAGGTATCTTCTTCCATATGGATGCTGCACAAAGTGCAGGTAAAATACCGATTGATGTACAAACCACTAAAGTAGATTTGATTTCGATTTCTGGCCATAAAATGTATGGACCAAAAGGCATCGGCGCGTTATATGTTCGTCGTAAGCCACGTATTCGTCTTGAATCGCAAATGCACGGTGGCGGACACGAACGCGGTATGCGCAGTGGCACATTAGCAACCCATCAAATTGTTGGGTTAGGCGAAGCTGCTGCTATTGCTAAACAAGATATGGCTGTAGACGGTGCACGTATTACTCGTTTACGCGATAAATTGTGGAATGGCATTAAACATATCGAAGAAACCTATATTAACGGTGATATGGAACATCGCTACAGCGGCATCTTTAACGTAAGTTTCAACTTTGTTGAAGGCGAGTCGTTAATGATGGCCTTAAAAGACTTAGCCGTTTCTTCAGGTTCAGCCTGTACTTCAGCAAGTTTAGAGCCAAGCTACGTATTACGTGCATTGGGTTTAAATGATGAAATGGCACATAGCTCAATTCGTTTCTCTTTAGGTCGTTTTACTACCGATGAAGAAATTGACCACGCTATCGTAACGATAACTGAATCTATCGATAAGTTGCGCGAAATGTCTCCATTATGGGAGATGTTCAAAGATGGTATCGACTTGAACGAAGTTCAATGGGCACATCACTAA
- the iscA gene encoding iron-sulfur cluster assembly protein IscA, with protein MAISMTPAAADRVRSFLANRGKGLGLRLGLRTSGCSGMAYVIEFVDELNDDDEVYNIDGMNIIIDAKSLIYLQGIELDFVKEGLNEGFQFNNPNAKGECGCGESFTV; from the coding sequence ATGGCAATTTCAATGACCCCTGCAGCGGCTGATCGAGTAAGATCGTTTCTTGCTAATCGCGGGAAAGGCCTTGGCTTGCGCCTAGGATTGAGAACATCAGGTTGTTCAGGTATGGCATATGTCATTGAGTTCGTTGACGAACTCAATGACGATGATGAAGTTTATAATATCGATGGTATGAATATCATCATTGATGCTAAAAGCTTAATTTATTTGCAAGGTATTGAACTTGATTTTGTCAAAGAAGGCCTTAATGAAGGTTTTCAGTTCAATAATCCAAACGCAAAGGGTGAATGTGGTTGCGGTGAGAGTTTCACCGTTTAA